A single window of Crassostrea angulata isolate pt1a10 chromosome 8, ASM2561291v2, whole genome shotgun sequence DNA harbors:
- the LOC128160930 gene encoding BTB and MATH domain-containing protein 38-like, whose translation MADFDLVLTFPDGESRKEYFPYDPDVTDFTLVVEKKELHVAKVVLIDASPVFKKMLTNRSKRKNACMSRLEIQGKNYSSFEMFLRCIYPRKYRLTVLSVDDILPLAAEYEVQSVLQKCEGVLLTELEFKIAKVSPHHVNEDSNVKYLMKCLYYGEKYSLQELCRRSFKMTQPYKLRRYIQNEHYKMLPDKNKRELLESRLLKIEDDVEGKFYGNSGMGVRTPQLMYCGATSGSFQVNIQCSSALFQ comes from the exons ATGGCCGATTTTGACTTGGTACTTACTTTTCCCGATGGGGAATCGAGAAAAGAATACTTTCCTTATGACCCAGATGTTACTGATTTCACATTGGTTGTGGAGAAAAAGGAGTTACATGTGGCAAAAGTTGTCTTAATTGATGCCTCGcctgtgtttaaaaaaatgttaacaaaccGATCTAAAAGGAAGAACGCATGTATGTCAAGACTTGAAATTCAAGGGAAAAACTATTCCAGTTTTGAAATGTTTCTTCGATGCATTTATCCACGAAAATATAGACTCACAG TACTTTCGGTTGACGACATTTTACCACTTGCCGCAGAATACGAAGTCCAAAGTGTTCTCCAGAAGTGTGAAGGCGTCTTGCTTACGGAGCTCGAGTTCAAGATTGCCAAGGTTTCTCCACACCATGTCAATGAAGATAGCAATGTGAAATATCTGATGAAATGTCTTTATTatggcgagaaatattcgcttCAAGAGTTGTGTAGGAGATCTTTCAAAATGACTCAACCATATAAACTCCGTAGATACATACAAAATGAACACTACAAGATGCTACCAGACAAAAATAAACGCGAGTTGTTAGAAAGTCGACTCTTGAAAATTGAAGACGATGTCGAAGGCAAATTTTATGGAAACTCTGGTATGGGTGTAAGAACCCCCCAACTCATGTACTGTGGCGCGACGTCGGGTTCATTCCAGGTCAATATTCAATGTTCTTCTGCTCTATTTCAGTAG